From the genome of Triticum aestivum cultivar Chinese Spring chromosome 3B, IWGSC CS RefSeq v2.1, whole genome shotgun sequence, one region includes:
- the LOC123067530 gene encoding uncharacterized protein: MPSMSAKKATGSARNRLSCRVFLARLLTLLHTNAAAKILVVGLPNVGKSTFFNIVTKVGYRAVNSRLAVKKIKAEKDPNKPTHPRALSSSSCESQSWFLVRFVLLLWDNFTKAYKEKHLGVKQVSVIGKAGGEKWKSMSDVLENEKHAGALLLHTSSTVSGAVVLLEATGVMAALYGGDHKLSVHSIWLLCDGLRLFYGDADILSDLKLLIFFVLILSLVRGKL, from the exons ATGCCTTCT ATGAGTGCAAAGAAGGCCACTGGATCTGCTAGAAATCGATTGAGCTGCAGGGTTTTTCTTGCTCGCTTGCTTACTTTGCTGCAT ACAAATGCTGCTGCAAAGATATTAGTG GTGGGGTTACCCAATGTTGGCAAATCAACTTTCTTTAACATAGTAACAAAGGTCGGCTACCGCGCCGTTAACTCCAG GCTTGCGGTGAAGAAGATCAAGGCTGAGAAGGACCCCAACAAGCCCACGCACCCCCGAGCGCTTTCTTCATCTTCATGTGAGTCTCAGTCTTGGTTCCTGGTTCGATTCGTGTTGCTTCTGTG GGACAACTTCACGAAGGCGTACAAGGAGAAGCACCTCGGCGTCAAGCAGGTCTCCGTG ATTGGCAAGGCCGGTGGTGAGAAGTGGAAGTCCATGAGTGATGTT ctggAGAACGAAAAGCATG CAGGTGCTCTGCTCTTGCACACGTCTAGCACCGTCTCTGGTGCGGTGGTGCTTCTTGAGGCGACCGGCGTGATGGCGGCTTTGTACGGCGGCGACCACAAGCTCTCTG TTCATAGTATTTGGCTTCTGTGCGATGGTCTGCGACTATTTTATGGTGATGCGGATATACTTTCTGATTTGAAGTTACTAATATTTTTTGTTTTGATTCTTTCTCTGGTGCGAGGAAAGCTGTGA